In one Methanobrevibacter sp. genomic region, the following are encoded:
- a CDS encoding glycosyltransferase family 4 protein, protein MNNTDMLILFLITLFATIFFTWYIKRILIKARIADNPIVSEHRHKSGTPTMGGIAFLFTISLIIALYYQNTPILILSFIMLAGGIVGLVDDLIGLKVKEVQKIVVNTSEDVITLGRLDVEPGEEVRVATPKAKAEVDDLLKEDKVEVIGEVPIKTEPEELEKIICQIVLGLFLGLTGVGTTLGGFELGIFAIPVVVIAILGCINSVNLIDGMDGLAAGIVGIASIACCAYGYLFGPATVIPPFLILAGLCLGFLVFNKHPASIFMGDTGSFVLGTGYAAAVIIADVPYFGVLALGVPIISVVVSLLHRAHIIKLPVEPLHHTLNHYGMSETKIVYSYWGFTALLCIIGILAKMYIF, encoded by the coding sequence ATGAATAATACAGATATGTTAATTCTTTTTTTAATAACATTGTTTGCTACAATATTCTTTACATGGTACATAAAAAGAATATTAATTAAAGCAAGGATTGCAGATAATCCTATAGTTAGTGAACATAGGCATAAAAGCGGTACTCCTACAATGGGCGGTATTGCATTTTTATTTACAATTTCTTTAATTATAGCTTTGTATTATCAGAATACTCCTATTTTAATTTTGTCTTTCATAATGCTTGCTGGAGGAATTGTAGGTTTAGTTGATGATTTGATAGGTCTTAAAGTTAAAGAAGTTCAGAAAATTGTTGTAAATACTTCAGAGGATGTAATTACTTTAGGAAGATTGGATGTTGAACCTGGAGAAGAAGTGAGAGTTGCCACTCCAAAGGCAAAAGCAGAAGTGGATGATTTGTTAAAAGAAGATAAAGTCGAAGTCATTGGTGAAGTTCCAATTAAAACGGAACCTGAAGAACTGGAAAAAATCATCTGTCAAATAGTTTTAGGATTATTTTTAGGTTTAACTGGTGTTGGAACAACTTTAGGCGGTTTCGAATTGGGCATTTTTGCTATTCCTGTTGTTGTAATAGCTATTTTAGGATGTATTAATTCAGTTAACTTAATCGATGGTATGGATGGTCTTGCAGCAGGTATTGTTGGAATTGCATCTATTGCATGTTGCGCATATGGTTATCTATTTGGTCCTGCAACTGTTATCCCACCATTTTTAATTTTAGCAGGTTTATGTTTAGGATTCTTGGTATTTAATAAACATCCTGCTTCAATATTTATGGGAGACACTGGTTCATTTGTATTGGGTACTGGATATGCGGCTGCAGTAATTATAGCTGATGTTCCTTACTTTGGCGTGCTTGCATTGGGTGTTCCAATTATTTCAGTAGTTGTTAGCTTACTTCACAGAGCACATATTATTAAATTGCCTGTAGAACCACTGCATCATACTTTAAATCATTATGGTATGTCTGAGACAAAAATTGTATATAGTTATTGGGGTTTTACAGCGTTATTATGTATTATCGGCATTCTTGCTAAGATGTACATATTCTAA
- a CDS encoding methyltransferase domain-containing protein, with product MKFKTTKYHFDLLNDNERLSAFYEAIKEYDGNTSLAYDLGCGSGILSYFLSSHFKEVISLETDYSTYNCAKENLANFDNVDVINSDVLEYDFTKKADLLVCEMMDTALIDEEQIPVLNHAKRFLKEDGTIIPKGIINSCELVNMEREYIHWDENVNYEVFSDSVIFSKFDFLDEINPEFEATFPIKSKKDGIVNGLKITTFTILNDNIICGPTPMLNPPLLVPLQEQLVKGNEFINVKLKYIMGNGIESIETDVVR from the coding sequence ATGAAGTTTAAAACTACCAAATATCATTTTGATTTATTAAATGATAATGAACGTTTATCTGCTTTTTATGAAGCTATTAAAGAATATGATGGCAACACATCATTAGCTTATGATTTGGGTTGTGGCAGCGGAATTTTATCTTATTTTTTAAGTTCTCATTTTAAAGAGGTAATCTCTCTTGAAACTGACTACTCAACATATAATTGCGCTAAAGAAAACTTAGCCAATTTTGACAATGTTGATGTGATTAATAGTGATGTTTTAGAATATGATTTTACAAAAAAAGCAGACCTGCTGGTTTGTGAGATGATGGACACTGCCTTAATTGATGAAGAGCAGATTCCAGTTTTAAATCATGCCAAAAGATTTCTAAAAGAAGATGGCACGATAATCCCCAAAGGGATCATTAATTCCTGTGAACTTGTGAATATGGAACGTGAATATATTCATTGGGATGAAAATGTAAATTATGAAGTTTTTTCAGATTCTGTAATCTTTTCCAAATTTGATTTTTTAGATGAAATTAACCCTGAATTCGAAGCGACATTTCCCATAAAAAGTAAAAAAGATGGAATCGTAAATGGTTTAAAAATCACAACATTCACCATATTAAATGATAATATTATTTGCGGTCCGACACCCATGTTAAATCCTCCTTTATTAGTTCCCTTGCAAGAACAATTGGTAAAAGGCAATGAATTTATAAATGTTAAACTAAAATATATTATGGGAAATGGGATTGAGAGTATTGAAACTGATGTTGTTAGGTGA
- a CDS encoding glutamate synthase-related protein, which yields MPYRVERNPDLCKKNFGRPGCCWYLCDDRDEKICGKCFSCFNNCPHGVYEIIQGDPYPLNQEKCVGCRICLEMCPNRAIEVNAIPEDARQGWGFPDIVEIVRQSQTASYKLRSTGALRRIPDFDDLVVIPAQVSRPPIDKYREPCGTDVVLGDRYAENPLKIDTPIMIGAMSFGALSKEAKMALAIGSSLAGTVTNTGEGGMLPEERELADKLVAQYASGRFGVSADYLKKGDAIEIKIGQGAKSGMGGHLLGEKVTAEVSRIRNIPEGSDALSPARHMDIVGPEDLSMKISQLREITDWKVPIMVKFASGKVASDVKIAAKGGADIIVVDGMQGGTGAGPEVIMEHSGIPSLASIVEADLALKEIGLRDQVSLVAAGGVRSGADLAKAIALGADAVYIATAALISIGCRVCQMCYTGSCRKGIATQNLSLRHRLDYKEMGKNVANYINTMTDEACMLVQQAGNTHITKLEKENLRALTLEASALTGVPMAGVGRI from the coding sequence ATGCCATATAGAGTTGAAAGAAATCCAGATTTATGTAAAAAAAATTTTGGCCGTCCAGGATGCTGCTGGTATTTATGTGATGACAGGGATGAAAAAATCTGCGGAAAATGTTTTTCATGTTTTAACAATTGTCCTCATGGAGTTTATGAGATTATTCAAGGTGACCCATATCCATTAAACCAAGAAAAATGTGTTGGTTGTAGGATTTGCTTGGAAATGTGTCCAAATAGGGCTATTGAAGTAAATGCAATTCCAGAAGATGCAAGACAAGGATGGGGATTCCCAGATATTGTAGAAATTGTAAGACAATCACAAACTGCTTCATATAAATTAAGAAGTACAGGTGCACTTAGGAGAATTCCTGACTTTGATGATTTGGTTGTAATTCCCGCACAAGTATCAAGACCTCCTATTGATAAATACAGGGAGCCATGTGGAACAGATGTAGTTTTAGGGGATAGATATGCAGAAAATCCTCTTAAAATTGACACACCAATTATGATTGGAGCAATGTCATTCGGAGCTCTATCAAAAGAAGCAAAAATGGCATTAGCTATTGGATCAAGTCTAGCAGGAACAGTTACAAACACTGGTGAAGGTGGAATGCTTCCAGAAGAAAGGGAACTGGCTGATAAACTTGTTGCACAATATGCATCAGGCCGTTTTGGAGTATCTGCAGACTATCTTAAGAAAGGAGATGCAATTGAGATAAAAATAGGTCAAGGAGCAAAATCAGGAATGGGAGGACATTTACTTGGTGAAAAAGTAACTGCTGAAGTATCCAGAATCAGAAATATTCCTGAAGGTTCAGATGCACTTTCTCCTGCAAGGCACATGGACATTGTCGGCCCTGAAGATTTAAGCATGAAAATATCACAATTACGTGAAATAACCGATTGGAAAGTACCGATTATGGTTAAATTTGCTTCAGGTAAAGTTGCTTCCGATGTAAAAATCGCAGCAAAAGGAGGAGCAGATATAATCGTAGTTGATGGTATGCAAGGGGGAACTGGAGCAGGTCCTGAAGTAATCATGGAACACTCCGGTATTCCATCTCTTGCTTCAATCGTGGAAGCAGACCTTGCACTTAAAGAAATTGGTCTAAGAGACCAAGTGAGCTTGGTGGCTGCTGGTGGAGTAAGGTCTGGTGCTGATCTTGCAAAAGCCATTGCACTTGGTGCGGATGCGGTTTATATTGCAACAGCCGCTTTGATTTCAATCGGATGTAGAGTATGTCAAATGTGTTATACAGGGTCATGTAGAAAAGGAATAGCTACACAGAATCTGTCCTTAAGACATAGGCTTGATTATAAAGAGATGGGTAAGAATGTGGCTAACTACATTAACACAATGACTGATGAAGCTTGTATGTTGGTTCAACAGGCTGGAAATACTCATATTACAAAACTTGAAAAAGAAAACTTGCGCGCATTAACACTTGAGGCATCAGCATTGACTGGTGTTCCTATGGCGGGCGTAGGTAGAATTTAG
- a CDS encoding YitT family protein, whose product MDIKKFNRYFLYLLSLFIISLGAAISIKANLGTSPLICLPYVSSLILNLSVGTVCFIFNIVFIALQVLILRGNFERRQFLQIVVGTIFSFFIDFSLMLVSFLNPQDYLSQMVILLISCVVVAFGVLFEIQTEVVYLPADGLIVAISKALKKEFAKIKPFIDTSMVITAAVLSIVFLGYLAGVREGTIISAVIIGPIVRVLKKYLDSYIEPLIN is encoded by the coding sequence ATGGATATAAAAAAATTCAATAGATATTTTCTGTATTTACTTTCATTATTTATTATTTCTTTAGGGGCGGCAATATCAATTAAAGCTAATTTAGGGACCTCTCCATTAATCTGTCTGCCTTATGTTTCTAGTCTAATTTTGAATTTAAGTGTGGGGACAGTTTGTTTTATATTCAATATTGTTTTCATTGCCCTTCAGGTTCTTATTTTAAGAGGTAATTTTGAAAGGAGGCAGTTTTTACAGATAGTTGTCGGAACCATATTTTCATTTTTCATTGATTTTTCATTAATGCTGGTAAGCTTTTTGAACCCTCAAGACTATTTAAGTCAGATGGTTATATTGTTGATTAGCTGTGTCGTTGTCGCTTTTGGTGTCTTGTTTGAAATCCAAACAGAAGTTGTCTATCTTCCGGCTGATGGTTTGATAGTCGCTATTTCCAAAGCATTAAAAAAGGAATTTGCAAAGATAAAACCTTTCATTGATACATCAATGGTAATAACTGCAGCTGTATTGTCTATTGTATTTTTAGGATATCTTGCAGGAGTTCGTGAAGGAACGATAATATCTGCTGTTATTATTGGCCCCATTGTTAGAGTTTTAAAGAAGTATTTGGATTCATATATCGAACCTTTAATTAATTGA
- a CDS encoding phage holin family protein, whose protein sequence is MEKIADYEKPPRTTLKRSLIIFIGNVLGIYIISFLGLGIKIDYLDDVFFFVIFISLVNALLWPILTRILMPFLILTFGVGSLILNGFLLEFFGPIFGIYVEGIGMILAPLSMAFLTTILSALVTMEDDGSYYRSVFRDAEKKRKGEVKDYPGVIIVEIDGLAYDVLCEAIDKDLMPTVKNMIESESHTLKEWETDLSSQTGASQAGILHGNNENITAFRWIEKENDNQMMQCSGPLKVKELEERISNGDGLLVDNGASRSNLFSGDTDNVIFTMSKILNMKKLYNKAWFSVFSNPSNFARIVSLFLAEMVLEIYSQIKHKVKNIRPRIKRGIVYIPTRAGTNVFMREINTSTLIGDMMVGDVDVAYSTYLGYDEIAHHSGVRDEDSWYALKGMDKQIRRLIKATKYTPRKYQFVIQSDHGQTNGATFTQRNGESFEDFIKSLLPQDMTMFAKMSSNEEHYADSFVPFSKRIDKINNRNKKEESEELSDSEVIVLASGNLAMIYLTQWSHRLTYEELNDFFPELIPGILKNEYIGFIVVRSSEKGDMAIGKDGIYYLDTDEIEGKNPLEGFGNNIARHIKRNSSFKHTPDILVNSFYDSEKDEVCAFEELVGSHGGAGGSQTRPFILYPSTWDVDDEEIIGAENIYKLLKENLKKLKENK, encoded by the coding sequence ATGGAAAAAATTGCAGATTATGAAAAACCGCCAAGAACAACACTGAAAAGAAGTTTGATAATATTTATTGGAAATGTCTTAGGGATTTATATAATTAGTTTTCTAGGCCTGGGAATCAAAATAGATTACTTAGACGATGTATTTTTCTTTGTCATTTTCATAAGTCTTGTAAACGCTCTTTTATGGCCTATATTAACTAGAATTCTAATGCCGTTTTTGATTTTGACATTTGGTGTCGGTTCACTTATTTTAAATGGATTTCTGCTTGAATTTTTCGGACCGATATTCGGAATTTATGTAGAGGGCATTGGGATGATTCTTGCACCGTTATCCATGGCATTTTTAACAACAATACTTTCAGCATTAGTTACTATGGAGGATGATGGTTCATACTATAGGTCAGTATTTAGAGACGCTGAAAAGAAAAGAAAAGGAGAAGTTAAAGATTATCCTGGCGTAATAATTGTAGAAATTGATGGCCTTGCCTATGATGTTTTATGTGAAGCCATTGATAAAGATTTGATGCCGACAGTCAAAAATATGATCGAATCTGAAAGCCATACCCTAAAGGAGTGGGAAACCGACCTATCATCACAAACAGGAGCAAGCCAAGCTGGAATCTTGCATGGAAACAACGAAAACATAACAGCTTTTAGATGGATTGAAAAGGAAAACGACAATCAGATGATGCAATGTTCAGGTCCCCTTAAAGTTAAAGAGTTGGAAGAAAGAATTTCCAACGGAGACGGATTACTGGTTGATAATGGTGCAAGCAGGTCAAATCTATTTTCCGGCGATACAGATAACGTGATTTTTACAATGAGTAAAATTTTAAACATGAAAAAACTATACAATAAGGCCTGGTTTTCTGTATTTTCAAATCCTAGTAATTTTGCTCGTATAGTTTCTCTATTTTTAGCTGAAATGGTGCTTGAAATCTATTCTCAAATAAAGCATAAAGTCAAAAATATTCGACCTAGAATTAAACGTGGAATTGTCTACATACCAACAAGAGCAGGGACAAATGTATTCATGAGGGAAATCAACACCTCCACATTGATTGGAGATATGATGGTTGGAGATGTTGATGTTGCATATTCAACTTACCTAGGTTACGATGAAATAGCACACCATTCAGGAGTTCGCGATGAAGACTCATGGTATGCTCTTAAAGGAATGGACAAACAAATAAGACGTTTAATTAAGGCCACTAAATACACTCCTAGAAAATACCAATTTGTAATTCAATCAGATCATGGCCAAACAAATGGAGCCACATTTACCCAAAGAAATGGCGAATCCTTTGAAGACTTTATCAAATCATTACTTCCACAGGACATGACCATGTTTGCTAAAATGTCATCAAATGAAGAGCATTACGCAGATTCGTTTGTTCCATTTTCTAAAAGAATTGATAAGATTAACAATAGAAATAAAAAAGAAGAAAGTGAAGAATTAAGCGATTCTGAAGTTATCGTGCTTGCATCAGGTAATCTTGCAATGATTTACCTAACGCAATGGAGCCATAGATTAACTTATGAGGAATTAAATGATTTCTTCCCAGAGCTAATTCCAGGAATCTTGAAAAATGAATACATCGGATTTATTGTGGTCAGGTCAAGTGAAAAAGGAGACATGGCCATTGGAAAAGATGGAATATATTATTTAGATACTGACGAAATAGAAGGCAAAAATCCTCTTGAAGGGTTCGGAAACAATATTGCAAGACATATCAAAAGAAACAGCTCCTTTAAACATACTCCAGATATTTTAGTAAACAGTTTTTATGACAGCGAAAAAGATGAGGTATGCGCTTTTGAGGAATTGGTCGGAAGCCATGGAGGAGCTGGAGGAAGCCAGACAAGACCGTTTATTTTATACCCATCAACTTGGGATGTGGATGACGAGGAGATTATCGGTGCCGAAAACATCTACAAGCTACTCAAAGAAAATCTCAAGAAACTAAAGGAAAATAAGTGA
- a CDS encoding DUF2115 domain-containing protein: MDAEDILVELKELSPNDKITRKELMEILKKYARIITVYDLMLATAHMRKDGEYVHANYREKYLEIYVKYFIMRMKEVLENDDYEDGIIDKEAYDESFPMLERTFEKERHSADDKFPLIYVITALYTTFILEEPIHPVGSEFPGSLKVEERNGEFFCPVKENQKDNVDAICHLCLAEQTPDI; encoded by the coding sequence ATGGATGCAGAAGACATATTAGTGGAACTAAAAGAGTTATCTCCAAATGATAAAATTACAAGAAAGGAATTGATGGAAATACTCAAAAAATATGCTAGAATAATCACAGTATATGATTTAATGTTAGCTACTGCACACATGAGAAAAGACGGAGAATATGTTCATGCCAATTATCGGGAAAAATATTTAGAGATTTATGTTAAATATTTCATAATGCGTATGAAAGAAGTTCTGGAAAACGATGATTATGAGGATGGCATTATCGACAAAGAAGCATATGACGAGTCTTTTCCTATGCTTGAGAGAACCTTTGAAAAGGAAAGGCATAGTGCAGACGATAAATTTCCACTGATATATGTAATCACTGCATTATATACCACATTTATTCTAGAAGAACCTATACACCCTGTAGGAAGTGAATTCCCTGGAAGTCTAAAAGTAGAAGAAAGAAATGGAGAATTTTTCTGCCCGGTTAAAGAAAATCAAAAGGATAATGTTGATGCAATTTGCCATTTGTGTCTTGCTGAGCAGACCCCCGATATCTAG
- a CDS encoding GXGXG domain-containing protein: protein MEVFEIDAENLTPREVNSQVKEAAPEYDKIIIRNPNAKHYLVAGVTEDVEIELDGSVGYFGGCMCDGPKIKINGNAGWFVGDNITGGEIIVEGTAGDGAGQGIYDGTVVVRESVGSRTGEIMKNGTIIIGGNSGFMTGIFMMGGRIIILGDVGDDVAESIIRGVIYVRGEIKSLGYNAKLEELTFEDTLDLEETLSEYDFDIDDYSEFKKIVPESTRPFYGH from the coding sequence ATGGAAGTCTTCGAAATTGATGCAGAAAATTTAACTCCTCGTGAGGTGAATTCACAAGTAAAAGAAGCTGCACCGGAATATGATAAAATCATCATCAGAAATCCGAATGCAAAACATTATCTTGTTGCAGGAGTGACAGAAGATGTTGAAATAGAACTTGACGGTTCTGTCGGATACTTTGGAGGATGTATGTGTGATGGGCCTAAAATCAAAATCAACGGAAATGCCGGTTGGTTTGTTGGAGATAACATCACCGGTGGTGAAATAATCGTTGAAGGAACTGCGGGTGATGGTGCAGGTCAAGGAATATATGATGGAACTGTAGTTGTCAGGGAATCAGTTGGTTCCAGAACCGGTGAAATCATGAAAAACGGAACAATAATCATTGGGGGAAACTCCGGATTTATGACAGGTATTTTCATGATGGGCGGTCGCATCATTATTTTAGGTGATGTTGGTGATGATGTTGCAGAATCCATTATTCGTGGTGTAATCTATGTTCGGGGTGAAATCAAAAGCTTAGGTTACAATGCAAAACTTGAAGAGTTGACCTTTGAAGATACGTTGGATCTTGAAGAAACATTATCAGAATATGACTTTGACATTGATGATTATTCAGAATTTAAAAAAATCGTTCCGGAGAGTACAAGGCCATTTTACGGTCATTAG
- the hycI gene encoding hydrogenase maturation peptidase HycI, translated as MGVGNELKCDDGVGPYIIRKLKDKNIENDKLLFIDAQTVPENFTGKIRKENPSHLIIVDACLMDSEPGDMKIVNKYDFANIGISTHSMSLSFFVRFLEQDNDMRIIFVGIEPESMDYADAPTEKVELAANDFVNILEGIIL; from the coding sequence TTGGGTGTTGGAAACGAGCTTAAGTGTGATGATGGAGTTGGACCTTATATAATTAGGAAATTAAAAGACAAGAACATTGAAAACGATAAATTGCTATTTATTGATGCTCAAACTGTCCCCGAAAATTTCACAGGTAAAATCAGAAAAGAAAACCCGTCTCATCTAATTATTGTAGATGCATGTTTGATGGATAGCGAACCGGGGGATATGAAAATCGTAAATAAATATGATTTTGCAAATATTGGGATTTCAACCCATTCAATGTCATTATCTTTTTTTGTCAGGTTCTTGGAACAGGATAATGACATGAGAATAATATTTGTTGGAATCGAACCGGAATCCATGGATTATGCTGATGCACCAACTGAGAAAGTTGAGTTGGCGGCAAATGATTTTGTAAATATACTGGAAGGGATTATATTATGA
- the nikR gene encoding nickel-responsive transcriptional regulator NikR — MMRISMSLPKKLLSDFDEVLKERGYQSRSKGIRDALQDYIVRYQWMNSMEGQRIGIVTIIYDHHYTGVMENLAEIQHSFRNEINTSMHIHMTDKYCMEIVVVNGDIAEIRDLTERIMRLKGVEHVKLTSTANGEDFNEPGHSHDHGHTH, encoded by the coding sequence ATGATGAGAATAAGTATGTCGTTACCTAAAAAATTATTGTCCGATTTTGATGAGGTATTAAAAGAGAGAGGATACCAATCACGTTCAAAAGGAATTCGGGATGCTCTTCAAGATTATATTGTAAGATATCAATGGATGAACTCTATGGAAGGTCAAAGAATTGGAATTGTTACAATTATCTATGACCACCACTATACAGGAGTTATGGAAAATTTAGCTGAAATTCAACACAGTTTTAGAAATGAAATCAATACCAGCATGCATATTCACATGACAGATAAGTATTGTATGGAAATCGTTGTTGTAAATGGTGATATTGCAGAAATCCGTGATTTAACTGAAAGGATTATGAGGCTTAAGGGTGTTGAACATGTGAAACTAACAAGTACAGCTAATGGAGAAGACTTTAATGAACCTGGTCATTCACATGACCACGGACACACTCATTAA
- a CDS encoding acetyl-CoA carboxylase biotin carboxylase subunit family protein, with amino-acid sequence MKILFIGSRLYDDIDWYVKSKGVESVLTESNEEAINLDLPDQVFIVPRGMDGPKQVALMQNVDAIVPLIGIDPPLIDVAHMKEEVEKEYDIPVIAAGVRAVELTSNKINTKEFYNDIGVATPDYQILNSPKDLTLDFPVVLKQGEGQGGKDIKIAKSIEDVEEYFGEFDHALCEKFVEGSEISIEVLGFNGEYVALPPIYKGETTLEGTHPLNKVKTGPCMVEGLDNNLVQHTAYKVAKNLASDGIFEMDFMFSKDENQLYAIEVNTRPNGTRYLTTATCGINSLCELVNMAIGEFSLANISDKLQYYYSTEIPIGNYEGSSPKEPVKSFEENDFVVHGPEGYQRVTARANSKEELENLVEKLT; translated from the coding sequence ATGAAAATTTTATTTATTGGTTCAAGATTATATGATGATATTGATTGGTATGTAAAAAGCAAGGGTGTTGAAAGTGTTCTGACTGAATCAAATGAGGAAGCCATTAACTTGGATTTACCTGATCAAGTATTCATTGTCCCTCGTGGAATGGATGGTCCAAAACAAGTTGCATTAATGCAAAATGTCGATGCTATCGTGCCATTGATCGGAATAGATCCTCCCTTAATTGATGTGGCTCATATGAAAGAGGAAGTGGAAAAGGAATATGACATTCCAGTTATTGCAGCAGGCGTAAGGGCTGTGGAGCTTACTTCAAATAAGATCAACACTAAAGAATTTTACAATGATATTGGTGTTGCCACTCCTGATTATCAGATTTTAAATAGCCCAAAAGATTTAACCCTGGATTTTCCTGTCGTTTTAAAGCAAGGTGAGGGTCAAGGTGGAAAGGATATTAAAATAGCCAAATCAATTGAAGATGTCGAGGAATACTTTGGTGAATTTGACCATGCATTATGTGAAAAATTCGTTGAAGGGTCTGAAATATCTATTGAGGTATTGGGTTTCAATGGTGAATATGTAGCATTGCCTCCAATCTATAAGGGTGAAACAACATTAGAAGGGACTCATCCACTGAATAAAGTTAAAACAGGACCTTGTATGGTTGAAGGATTGGATAATAATCTTGTTCAACACACTGCATATAAAGTAGCTAAAAATCTTGCTTCTGACGGTATTTTTGAGATGGATTTCATGTTCTCTAAAGATGAAAATCAATTATATGCTATAGAAGTAAACACCAGACCAAACGGCACCAGATATTTGACAACAGCTACCTGTGGCATTAATTCTTTATGTGAACTAGTTAACATGGCAATTGGCGAGTTTTCATTAGCCAATATTTCAGATAAACTACAATATTATTACTCCACTGAAATTCCGATAGGTAATTATGAAGGATCTAGTCCAAAAGAGCCTGTAAAATCTTTTGAGGAAAATGACTTTGTCGTTCATGGTCCCGAAGGATATCAAAGGGTAACTGCAAGAGCCAATTCCAAAGAAGAACTTGAAAATTTAGTTGAAAAGTTAACTTAA
- a CDS encoding TIGR00730 family Rossman fold protein has protein sequence MNICLYGSGSRNIDKIYTDAAYELGCEIAKNGHTLVFGGGKTGMMGACAKGVHDNDGKSIGIAPEWIGKFEPLCEKCTTFIHVDTMDERKNEFVKNSDAFIITPGGIGTLDEFFEIITLKKLKQHNKEVIVYNINHFFDKMFEMIDEMGKKGFLYKQEDIFKTANSCDEIMKYLRG, from the coding sequence ATGAATATTTGCCTTTATGGATCTGGAAGTAGGAACATCGATAAAATTTATACTGATGCTGCCTATGAACTTGGTTGTGAAATAGCTAAAAACGGACACACACTAGTATTCGGCGGAGGAAAAACCGGAATGATGGGTGCTTGTGCTAAAGGAGTTCATGATAATGATGGAAAAAGCATTGGTATTGCTCCGGAATGGATTGGAAAATTCGAGCCACTATGTGAAAAATGCACTACATTTATCCATGTTGACACAATGGATGAGAGAAAAAACGAATTTGTTAAAAATTCAGATGCTTTTATAATCACTCCTGGAGGAATAGGGACCCTAGACGAATTCTTTGAAATTATAACACTTAAAAAATTAAAACAGCACAATAAAGAAGTTATTGTCTACAACATCAATCACTTTTTCGATAAGATGTTTGAGATGATTGATGAAATGGGCAAAAAAGGATTTTTATACAAACAAGAAGATATATTTAAAACAGCTAACTCTTGTGATGAGATTATGAAATATTTACGGGGATGA